In Chloracidobacterium sp., the following proteins share a genomic window:
- a CDS encoding type II toxin-antitoxin system HicA family toxin, whose product MKVKEMIRILERDGWRLERIRGSHRQFKHPDKPGTVTLAGKESIEIPPGTLNSILKQAGLK is encoded by the coding sequence ATGAAAGTAAAGGAGATGATCCGCATTCTGGAACGCGATGGCTGGCGGCTGGAGCGAATTCGCGGCAGTCATCGCCAGTTCAAGCACCCTGACAAACCCGGAACCGTAACCCTCGCGGGTAAAGAGAGCATCGAGATCCCGCCTGGAACTTTGAATAGCATTTTGAAGCAGGCAGGGCTAAAATAG
- a CDS encoding PhoH family protein: protein MKKLELPSQGLNTLFGVQDQNIKYLESLLDVTIGVRGSELLIDGNETDIKTVQQILNDFGDLFDNGSTFSDKELKDAFKQIADDRAYSLKDHFEKARFNPSGKKTVAPKTANQRKYLDAIAKNDLVFGIGVAGTGKSFLAVAMAVDALFKKEVSRIILTRPAVEAGERLGFLPGDLQEKVDPYLRPLYDALFDLVDGEKVTKMLEKRIIEIAPLAFMRGRTLSDAFIILDEAQNTSSEQMKMFLTRIGFGSKAVVTGDTTQIDLPRGQKSGLKEAEKVLADLEGIDFVYFTDKDVVRHKLVQMIVKAYQTHSTDGHPE, encoded by the coding sequence CTGAAAAAGCTGGAACTACCATCTCAAGGCCTCAATACGCTGTTTGGCGTGCAGGACCAAAATATCAAGTATCTAGAATCACTTCTCGACGTGACCATCGGCGTGCGCGGCAGCGAACTGCTGATCGACGGCAACGAGACCGACATCAAAACCGTTCAGCAGATACTCAACGATTTTGGCGACCTGTTTGATAACGGCAGCACGTTCTCTGACAAGGAGCTAAAGGACGCGTTCAAACAGATAGCCGACGACCGGGCTTACTCGCTCAAGGACCATTTCGAAAAAGCCCGATTCAACCCGTCGGGCAAGAAGACAGTAGCGCCAAAAACCGCGAATCAACGCAAGTATCTCGACGCGATAGCGAAAAACGATCTCGTCTTCGGCATCGGCGTGGCGGGCACGGGCAAGAGCTTCCTCGCCGTCGCGATGGCCGTCGATGCTCTTTTCAAAAAAGAGGTAAGCCGCATCATCCTGACGCGTCCGGCAGTCGAGGCCGGTGAACGTCTTGGCTTTTTGCCGGGCGATCTGCAGGAAAAGGTCGATCCATATTTGCGGCCCCTTTATGATGCGCTGTTCGATCTCGTCGATGGCGAAAAGGTCACAAAGATGCTCGAAAAGCGAATCATCGAGATCGCACCGCTGGCATTCATGCGCGGCCGCACGTTGAGCGACGCCTTTATCATCCTAGACGAGGCCCAGAACACGTCTAGTGAGCAGATGAAGATGTTCCTCACCCGCATCGGCTTTGGTTCAAAGGCCGTCGTCACGGGCGACACAACTCAGATCGACCTGCCCCGCGGGCAAAAGAGCGGCCTCAAAGAAGCCGAAAAGGTCCTCGCCGACCTCGAAGGCATCGATTTCGTTTACTTCACCGACAAAGACGTCGTCCGTCACAAACTCGTCCAGATGATCGTCAAGGCGTACCAGACTCACTCGACAGACGGGCATCCAGAATGA
- the ybeY gene encoding rRNA maturation RNase YbeY, whose protein sequence is MIDLVNLQRKVKIDTAAIRAFVADLSAAGDEWKGKTFSVAFVSDRRMKPLNQFFRGKDVTTDVLSFPHEPDDLELTTHHSPFTTAFLGDIVISAEQAERQAVENGLDLETEIKQLILHGVLHLCGYDHETDNGEMDAREIGLRKTLDIA, encoded by the coding sequence GTGATCGACCTCGTTAACCTCCAACGCAAGGTCAAGATCGACACAGCCGCTATTCGTGCATTCGTGGCCGATCTCTCCGCCGCGGGCGACGAATGGAAAGGCAAGACCTTCTCCGTCGCCTTTGTCTCGGACCGGCGGATGAAGCCGTTGAATCAGTTCTTTCGCGGCAAGGACGTGACAACCGATGTGTTGTCGTTTCCGCACGAGCCGGACGATCTTGAGCTCACCACTCACCACTCACCGTTCACCACTGCTTTTTTGGGCGATATCGTTATCTCAGCCGAACAGGCCGAACGGCAAGCCGTCGAGAACGGCCTGGACCTTGAGACCGAGATAAAACAACTGATCCTCCACGGAGTGCTTCATCTGTGTGGCTACGACCATGAGACGGACAACGGTGAGATGGACGCACGCGAGATCGGGCTTCGGAAAACGCTCGATATCGCGTAA
- a CDS encoding type II toxin-antitoxin system HicB family antitoxin: protein MKYMVVVEKGDNSFGAYVPDLPGCVAVAETEEEVLGLIHEAIELHIESLREDNLPIPFPHSVVQYVEVPA, encoded by the coding sequence ATGAAATACATGGTAGTTGTCGAAAAAGGTGATAACAGCTTCGGTGCCTACGTTCCCGATCTGCCTGGTTGCGTGGCAGTTGCAGAAACGGAGGAGGAAGTGCTTGGGCTGATCCACGAGGCTATCGAGCTTCATATTGAGTCGCTAAGAGAAGACAATCTACCCATCCCCTTTCCGCACTCCGTCGTTCAGTACGTCGAGGTCCCCGCCTAG
- the zwf gene encoding glucose-6-phosphate dehydrogenase, which yields MTSEEYREQMIANLREFVGNQDVGTRAPGPPETNAGVTAIEAIDGRAGSPRSDRESRDGAVDEKLINWFAERTYYTGGDFDDDKKLFGDLKALLGHVTAEHQIPDSYLFYLATPPDLFANVTQKVVKNGLGKEENGTWRRFIYEKPFGRDLASAKKLNASLLRSLKEKQIYRIDHYLGKETVQNILVFRFGNSIFEPIWNRNFVDHVQITVAETLGVEQRGGYYDSAGALRDMIPNHIMQLVTLTAMEPPVSFDADSVRDEQAKILQAIQPFPPEEVFNRTARGQYGGGEISVSSPYVSKGSTERVKAYRDEEKVAPHSNTETFAALKLSIDNWRWADVPFYVRTGKRMPCRHSSIIIEFKKAPFMLFRETGIERLRTNRLVIHIQPDEGITLHFGAKVPGPIVNVGPVDMDFDYAEHFGEQIATGYERLLYDCMIGDATLFQRADMVEAAWAIVDPVLEVWNAIPDRDFPDYAAGTWGPEEADRLLAADGRLWKNIID from the coding sequence ATGACGAGCGAAGAGTATCGCGAACAGATGATCGCGAATCTGCGTGAGTTCGTCGGGAATCAAGACGTCGGAACGCGGGCTCCTGGCCCGCCCGAAACAAACGCAGGCGTCACCGCAATAGAAGCAATCGACGGGCGGGCTGGGAGCCCGCGTTCCGACAGGGAGAGTCGCGACGGCGCCGTTGATGAAAAGCTCATCAACTGGTTCGCAGAGAGAACCTACTATACCGGCGGCGATTTTGACGATGATAAGAAGCTGTTCGGTGATCTGAAAGCCTTGCTGGGCCATGTGACGGCGGAACATCAGATACCAGACAGCTATCTTTTCTATTTGGCGACGCCGCCGGACCTGTTTGCGAATGTGACGCAAAAGGTCGTGAAGAACGGCCTCGGTAAAGAGGAAAACGGCACCTGGCGGCGGTTCATCTATGAGAAGCCATTCGGCCGCGACCTTGCGTCGGCAAAGAAGCTCAATGCGAGCCTGCTCCGCTCACTCAAGGAGAAGCAGATCTACAGGATCGACCACTACCTAGGCAAGGAGACGGTGCAGAACATTTTGGTGTTCCGCTTTGGCAACTCGATATTCGAGCCGATCTGGAACCGGAACTTTGTCGACCACGTGCAGATCACGGTCGCTGAGACGCTTGGCGTAGAGCAGCGTGGCGGCTATTACGATTCGGCGGGAGCTCTTCGGGACATGATCCCGAACCACATTATGCAGCTCGTAACGCTCACCGCGATGGAGCCGCCGGTGTCCTTTGACGCCGATTCTGTACGCGACGAACAGGCCAAGATACTGCAGGCAATCCAGCCATTCCCGCCCGAAGAGGTCTTTAACCGCACCGCAAGAGGACAGTATGGCGGTGGCGAGATCAGTGTCAGCAGCCCGTACGTAAGTAAGGGCTCAACTGAGCGAGTCAAGGCCTATAGAGACGAGGAAAAAGTCGCCCCACACTCAAACACGGAAACCTTCGCTGCCCTCAAGCTCTCGATCGACAACTGGCGTTGGGCCGATGTCCCATTCTACGTCCGCACAGGAAAACGGATGCCCTGCAGGCATTCAAGCATCATCATCGAATTCAAAAAGGCGCCCTTCATGCTGTTTCGCGAGACAGGCATCGAAAGGCTCAGGACGAACCGTCTCGTCATACACATCCAGCCCGATGAGGGCATCACGCTGCATTTCGGGGCAAAGGTCCCGGGGCCGATCGTTAATGTCGGCCCGGTCGATATGGACTTCGATTACGCCGAGCACTTTGGCGAGCAGATCGCGACCGGTTACGAGAGATTGCTCTACGACTGCATGATCGGCGACGCTACCTTGTTCCAACGTGCCGACATGGTCGAAGCTGCGTGGGCGATCGTCGATCCCGTGCTTGAGGTATGGAACGCAATTCCCGACCGCGATTTTCCCGACTACGCTGCAGGCACGTGGGGCCCCGAGGAGGCAGACCGCCTGCTCGCCGCCGACGGACGGCTGTGGAAAAACATCATAGATTGA